The DNA region GGCCAGGGAGCACCTGAGTAAATACCATACCATCAAACTCATTATGCCGAAACGGAGTTATTATCCTATGGAAATCCTGAAAGGTTTTTACCGTTTCTGTCAGCAATACGCTTTTACCTCCAAAGTTGTGAACCAGATCCAGACCGAAGAGATTGCCGAAGGAGAGGTTTACATCAACCTGATGGAAGATGACCTGGTTAGCCTGATAGAAAGGATCATTAACCTGAAACTGGAACTTGGGAAAGACATTGGGGTGATTTCCTACAATGAGACCCCTTTAAAAAAAATCATTTTAAACGGCATTACTACTGTGTCTACAGATTTCAGGCAGATGGGCGAAATGACAGCCAGATTGATTCTGGACAACGCCAAAGATCACCTGGAAGTGCCCTTTCATTTAACGCTCAGGGCTTCGCTTTGATATTTCTCTTCTTCCATTAAGACAAGCACTTCCTGCCAGTTGTTTACCCGGGTGTGGTGGGTATGATTTGTATTGTGCCCTGCAGTAAACATAATAGGCATCCCTTTGCAGTAATCAAGGTTTTTGCAGTGGTCGTCAATCAGGTAATCGGTATTTACCACACTTTTGTCTCCGCAAAAAATAATATTTTTCCAGCTGATAAAAGGAAAGTGCTCGGCTAGCCATTCCCTTTTTTCAAATAAAGACAGCGGGAATTCCATTGCTGCCGAGACGATGTAAATTTCAAAGTCTTCAGCCAGTTTTTTTACTGCTGCTACAGCGCCTTCCATTACCGGGATTGTACGGAAAAATCCAGGCGAATAAACAAACTTTTTTACAGCCTCTTTATCAGGAAAAGCATCTGACTCCTTTACACCAATAAAAACCTCGTGACCCAGTTTAACGCCATAGTCGCGCTCATACCAGTTTAACCACTGGGCCTCGATGTTTGCGAGGACCCCGTCCATATCAATTCCGATTGTTTTTTTCATGTGTTTCGAATTATTTTGCAACAAATGTAGTTATATATTGCATAATATTGCAATATTTATTTATTATATTTGCACAATATTGCAGTTAAATTATGATTAAGGCAGAAAGACAACGGTTGATCATCTCGCATGTGAGTAAAGACCAAAAGGTACTTTTGAGCGACCTGAGTACATTATTAAGTGTATCTGAGGATACGGTAAGGAGAGACATTAAAGAACTTTCCGATCAGGGATTGCTGAAGGCCGTGCGCGGAGGTGCGATCTCTCATTCGCCCATTCCCCTGCATTTCAGGGACAGGGAACATTATGATGTAAGTCATAAAGCAATTATTGCCGAAAAGGCGCAGCAATTTATCAGCGACGGGCAGGTGGTGCTTTTTGATTCCGGTACTTCAGCGCTCGCGGTAGCTACCCACCTGCCAAAAGAACGGAAAATTACCGCGGTGACCAATAGTTTCCCTGTGGCGGCTGTACTGGAAGACCATCCCAATGCCGAAGTGATCTTTATCGGGGGGCGTTTAAACAAGACCGCGTTTTCAACCTCTGGTCATGAGGTTATACGGGCGCTTGGCGGCCTAAGTCCGGATGTCTGTTTTCTGGGGATTTGCAGTATTGATGTAAACCATGGCATAACCGGAAAAGATTACGAAGATTCGCAGGTCAAGAAAATGATGGTAGAGCGGGCCAGGTATGTTATAGCCCTTTCAACATTGGAAAAAATCGGGACGGCAGAACCTTATCTGATCTGTGAGGCACAGTCACTCGACGCCATCATTACGGACATGGAGCCTGATCACGAAGCGCTGCAGGTTTATACAGCTGCAGGAATAGAAATTGTCTGAAGTTTTAAGAAGCCATTGTTTCGGTAGTTCTGCCTACCGCAATCTTTCTGATGGTTTTGATGATCGAATTGGTATCATAACCACACAATGCCCATAGTTCCGCTTGTTCTCCGTGGTCAATAAAGCTGTCGGGGATACCCAATCTGATCACCTGCGCGCTGTATTTGTGGTCGGCCATGAATTCCAGTACGGCAGATCCCATTCCGCCCTGTAAACAGCCATCTTCAACGGTAATTACATTCCTGTAGCGTTTAAATACATCGTGCAGTAAGGCTTCATCCAGCGGCTTAACGAAGCGCATATCGTAATGCGCAGGGTGTATACCTTCACTGTTCAGCTCTTTACAGGCTTCTACGGCAAAGTTCCCTACATGGCCAATGGTTAATATGGCTACATCTTCTCCGTCGCATATTTTTCTTCCTTTTCCAATTTCAAGTGCTTTAAAAGGTCTTTTCCAGTCTGGCAGCACTCCATTTCCCCTTGGGTAACGGATAGAAAATGGGCCGGTATTTTCCTGCTGGGCGGTATACATCAGGTTGCGCAACTCCTCCTCGTTCATTGGGGCAGCTACGGTCATATTGGGTATGCAACGCATATAGGCCAGGTCGTACGCGCCGTGGTGAGTGGCGCCGTCGGCGCCGGCAAAACCTGCCCGGTCCAGACAAAACACTACATTCAATTTCTGGATGGCCACGTCATGGATCACCTGATCATATGCCCTCTGCATAAAGCTGGAGTAAATGTTGCAAAAGGGTACGAGGCCCTGTGTTGCCAGTCCGGCCGAAAATGTAACGGCGTGCTGTTCTGCAATGCCCACATCAAAAGCGCGGTTCGGCATGGCCTTCATCATGATGTTCATGGATGAGCCTGAAGGCATGGCGGGGGTGATCCCTACAATTTTTTCATTGGCTTCTGCAAGCTCTACAAGGGTATGCCCAAATACATCCTGGTATTTAGGCGGCTGCGGCTTGTCGGATACAGATTTTTTGATCTCACCGGTAATCTTGTCGAACAAACCCGGTGCATGCCATTTGGTCTGGTCTTTTTCGGCCAGGGCAAAGCCCTTTCCTTTTAAGGTTACACAGTGCAAAAGTTTAGGTCCCGGGATATCTTTCAAATCCCTGATGACCTGCACCAGACGCTGTACATCATGGCCGTCAACCGGGCCAAAATATCTGAAGTTTAGTGCCTCGAACATGTTGCTTTGTTTAAGCAAGGTGCCCTTAATACTTTTTTCTATTTTCTTTACAAACTTATGTGCATTTGGTCCCAGTTCAGATAACTTAAACAGTACCTGCGAAATATCTTCACGGAAACGGTTATAGGACTTCGAAGTGGTAATGCTGGTCAGGTACTCTTTCAATGCGCCAACATTGGGGTCAATAGACATGCAGTTGTCGTTCAGGATCACCAGCAGGTTTGAATTTTCGATTCCGGCATGGTTTAGACCCTCAAAAGCAAGGCCGGCGGTCATGGCCCCATCGCCAATCACGGCTACGTGCTGTCTGTCGGTCTCCCCTTTATAGTGAGAGGCTACGGCCATACCCAAAGCGGCAGAAATGGATGTGGAAGAATGCCCTACACCAAAAGTATCGTATTCACTTTCACTAATTTTTGGGAAACCACTAATGCCATTCAGCAGGCGGTTGGTATGAAATACAGCTTTCCTGCCGGTAAGTATTTTGTGCCCGTAAGCCTGGTGTCCAACATCCCATACCAATTTGTCGTAGGGGGTATTTAAGACATAATGCAGGGCCACCGTTAATTCCACAACCCCTAAACTGGCCGCAAAATGCCCGCCGTTTACACTGACCACATCAATAATGTACTGACGCAGTTCCTGTGCGATTTGTTCGAGGTCTTGTTCTTTATACTGCTTTAAATCAGCAGGATAGTTTATGTTGGGTAAAAACGGGCCGTTAATATCTTCCATGCAGGCTTTATTCGAATAGAAAGTACAAAGTAAGGTATTTTGTTATCAAACTAAGAAGGAAAATCGTTAATTTTACAAAATAATAATTCGATAAATGACTAGAGATACTTTAATTTTTGATTTGATTGACAGGGAATTGGACCGTCAGGAGAATGGTCTGGAACTGATTGCTTCGGAAAATTTTGTAAGCAAGCAGGTAATGGAGGCCGCAGGTTCTTGTTTAACTAATAAATATGCTGAAGGCCTGCCAGGTAAAAGGTATTATGGTGGATGCCAGGTAGTTGATGAGGTGGAAAGCCTTGCTATTGAAAGGGCAAAAAAACTTTTTGGTGCAGAATGGGTGAATGTTCAGCCGCACTCTGGTGCACAGGCAAATGCAGCAGTAATGCTGGCCGTAATTCAGCCTGGAGATAAGATCCTGGGTTTTGACCTTTCGCACGGCGGTCACTTAACACATGGTTCACCGGTTAATTTTTCAGGAAAATTGTATCATCCATTATTTTACGGTGTAAAAAAGGAAGATGGAAGAATAGATTATGCCAGGCTGGAAGAGGTAGCGCTGGCAGAACGCCCTAAGCTGATCATTGTTGGTGCATCTGCTTATTCAAGGGAATGGGATTATGCTTTTGTACGTAGTGTGGCCGATAAAATTGGTGCCCTGTTAATGGCGGATATTTCTCACCCTGCAGGTTTAATTGCCCGCGGATTGTTGCAAAACCCGCTTCCACACTGTCACATCGTAACCACTACCACACATAAAACCTTACGCGGCCCACGTGGCGGTATGATTATGATGGGTAAAGATTTTGAAAACCCATTCGGATTAAAAACTCCTAAAGGCGAAACCCGCATGATGTCATCTGTTTTAGATATGGCTGTTTTTCCTGGTACCCAAGGTGGGCCATTGGAGCACATCATTGCTGCTAAGGCCATTGCTTTTGGTGAGGCTTTGAGCGACGAGTACCTGACTTATGTGAAACAGGTACAGGCAAATGCCCAGGCCATGGCCAAAGCTTTTGTAGCTAAAGGATATGGCATCATATCAGGAGGGACAGATAACCACCTGATGCTGATCGACCTTCGCAATAAGAACATTACCGGTAAACTGGCCGAGAGCGCACTGGAAAAGGCAGACATTACCGTAAACAAAAATATGGTTCCTTTTGATGATAAGTCACCATTTGTAACTTCGGGAATCCGGGTAGGTACTGCTGCGATTACCACAAGAGGTTTCAAAGAATCGGAAATGGAACAAATTGTTGACCTGATTGATCAGGTGCTGACCAATGCAGAAGATGAAAATAATTTGAAGCAGGTTAAAGAAAAAGTTATAAGTTTAGTAAGTCGTTTTCCACTATATAAATAACGGCTTTTACCAAAGCTAAATGTTATCAGAGAACCAGTTTGATCGTATTGCTAAGCTCGCATCACTTTTATGTAATGCACCAATTGCAATTATTGGATTAGTAGATGGCGACAGGCTCTGGTTCAAATCAGCAATAGGTACTGCATTAAATGAGATGCCCCGGGGCATCTCATTTTGTGAACATACCATGCAGGGTGAGCATACTTTTGAAGTATATGATGCCCAGGCGGATGAAAGATTCAAAGACCACCCTTCTGTTGTGGGCCATCCCCATGTCAGGTTTTATGCCGGAGCGCCTTTGATAGACGAAAAAGGTGAAAAATTGGGTGCCCTTTGTGTATTAGATCCTACGCCGAGAAGCCTCAGCGAATCGCAAAAGGAGGGGCTCGAAACCCTTGCCCAGGAAATCATTACCCATATTGTCCTGGATAAGAAAAGCAGGGAACTGGAAGCCAATACCCATCGATATGAAGAGTTGCTTACCATCTCTGCTGTTTCTCCGGAGATTCACTGTATTCTTGATTACAGCGGGAATGTATTGTTTATTAACGATGCCGTTACCAATATTCTTGAATATACCGTTGAAGAAGCCATTGGTTTAAACATCTGGAATTTTTTTCACAGGGATGATTTGGACCGTGTGGTAAAGACCATTGAGGATGGGCTGAGGAACAAGATCAAAGAATTTGCCATCGATTTTCGCGTGGTAAGTAAAACAGGCGTAATCCGCTGGCTGGGCTGGAGCATGATTGCTAAAAAAGGGCGGTGGTATGCTTACGGCAGAGACATTAGCGACAACAAGAAAGTAGAACACGAGCTCAGAAAGCTCTCATTCGTAGCCAGCAAGGTGAACAATGCTGTGGTGATCAATGATGCCAACAACCATGTAACCTGGGTAAACGAGGCTTTTGAAAAAATTACAGGGTTTAACCTGGATGACCTGAAAGGAAAAAGGTTGGGCGATTTAATTGCCGGGCCAAAAACCGATATGGAACTTCTGGCAAAAGCAAGAGAACTCACCAGGCAAAACCAGTCTTTCACCGTGGACATGCTTGCTTACCGGAAAGACAAGCAGCCCATCTGGCTGTCTATTTATAATACGGTGGTCTTTAACGAAGCCGGTAAAGTTGAAATAGAAGTCGAGATCATTATTGACATTACCGAAAAGAA from Pedobacter africanus includes:
- a CDS encoding 5' nucleotidase, NT5C type, whose product is MKKTIGIDMDGVLANIEAQWLNWYERDYGVKLGHEVFIGVKESDAFPDKEAVKKFVYSPGFFRTIPVMEGAVAAVKKLAEDFEIYIVSAAMEFPLSLFEKREWLAEHFPFISWKNIIFCGDKSVVNTDYLIDDHCKNLDYCKGMPIMFTAGHNTNHTHHTRVNNWQEVLVLMEEEKYQSEALSVK
- a CDS encoding DeoR/GlpR family DNA-binding transcription regulator, with product MIKAERQRLIISHVSKDQKVLLSDLSTLLSVSEDTVRRDIKELSDQGLLKAVRGGAISHSPIPLHFRDREHYDVSHKAIIAEKAQQFISDGQVVLFDSGTSALAVATHLPKERKITAVTNSFPVAAVLEDHPNAEVIFIGGRLNKTAFSTSGHEVIRALGGLSPDVCFLGICSIDVNHGITGKDYEDSQVKKMMVERARYVIALSTLEKIGTAEPYLICEAQSLDAIITDMEPDHEALQVYTAAGIEIV
- the dxs gene encoding 1-deoxy-D-xylulose-5-phosphate synthase codes for the protein MEDINGPFLPNINYPADLKQYKEQDLEQIAQELRQYIIDVVSVNGGHFAASLGVVELTVALHYVLNTPYDKLVWDVGHQAYGHKILTGRKAVFHTNRLLNGISGFPKISESEYDTFGVGHSSTSISAALGMAVASHYKGETDRQHVAVIGDGAMTAGLAFEGLNHAGIENSNLLVILNDNCMSIDPNVGALKEYLTSITTSKSYNRFREDISQVLFKLSELGPNAHKFVKKIEKSIKGTLLKQSNMFEALNFRYFGPVDGHDVQRLVQVIRDLKDIPGPKLLHCVTLKGKGFALAEKDQTKWHAPGLFDKITGEIKKSVSDKPQPPKYQDVFGHTLVELAEANEKIVGITPAMPSGSSMNIMMKAMPNRAFDVGIAEQHAVTFSAGLATQGLVPFCNIYSSFMQRAYDQVIHDVAIQKLNVVFCLDRAGFAGADGATHHGAYDLAYMRCIPNMTVAAPMNEEELRNLMYTAQQENTGPFSIRYPRGNGVLPDWKRPFKALEIGKGRKICDGEDVAILTIGHVGNFAVEACKELNSEGIHPAHYDMRFVKPLDEALLHDVFKRYRNVITVEDGCLQGGMGSAVLEFMADHKYSAQVIRLGIPDSFIDHGEQAELWALCGYDTNSIIKTIRKIAVGRTTETMAS
- the glyA gene encoding serine hydroxymethyltransferase, which codes for MTRDTLIFDLIDRELDRQENGLELIASENFVSKQVMEAAGSCLTNKYAEGLPGKRYYGGCQVVDEVESLAIERAKKLFGAEWVNVQPHSGAQANAAVMLAVIQPGDKILGFDLSHGGHLTHGSPVNFSGKLYHPLFYGVKKEDGRIDYARLEEVALAERPKLIIVGASAYSREWDYAFVRSVADKIGALLMADISHPAGLIARGLLQNPLPHCHIVTTTTHKTLRGPRGGMIMMGKDFENPFGLKTPKGETRMMSSVLDMAVFPGTQGGPLEHIIAAKAIAFGEALSDEYLTYVKQVQANAQAMAKAFVAKGYGIISGGTDNHLMLIDLRNKNITGKLAESALEKADITVNKNMVPFDDKSPFVTSGIRVGTAAITTRGFKESEMEQIVDLIDQVLTNAEDENNLKQVKEKVISLVSRFPLYK